The nucleotide sequence tcttattaaatattttaaaatatgcacaTGCAGATTATTCAACTGCACCACGTTCCTagcctttaaaatatttaaggcTTGAATATTTTGGCTTTaagaaattaaaaaacaaaacatCCTTTACTTAGGAAATTGGCTTCTACTTTTTTGGTGATAAAATCCATTCTGGCAACAAACAGAGAATTTATAtcttcattcattttgctttaggAATGCCACACAAGGTTTCAAAATGCCCGAGTTAGACCACTGAACAATTCCATTTGCCTGGGGATGTGCGTTAGAATTAAAGAGTCATGAAATCATACCTCATAATCATAATAGGGCCTTTGGTTCATCATGTTAGTGCAGGGTGTCAAGTACTTATCCACACTAATTTCATTTCCCAGCTCTCaatccatagccttcaatgccattGTGTTTAAAGTGCTTATCTGTGTTGGTGATAAGTAAAGACAGTAGATTAAAAACTCAGGCAGAAATTGAATGAGAAAGAAAAGGTGTTttttgtgaaaggaaattaaAGTTCTGTTGCAGAAATACTGAAGATAAAGCCAGATCCAGATTATAATTATTATTGCTGGTTTTCACTTGAGTGTGCATTACTGAGACTGAGTTGATGCGCTCATTGAATTTTTTCGTAACCAAAAACCTTAATTTTACTGTATTCCAATAAAACACtttcaaattaaacaaaaattaaaaaaaaacttaataaaaTCAAATTTTTTCAGGGAATTGAAGTCTTATAAATATTGATCTGAGTTCTGCTGTGTTTTTTCCATTCTATGATGCTAGCATTTCACAGTGCGATTGCCAGTAAGTTTCAGGACTCCTACACAAAGGCATCAGTCCTGTACATACTGGCCAAGTTGTGCTGTCTATTTCCCTGAAATCCATAGGTGGGATAGCGCATTTATGCTGTGGAATCTGTTGTCAAGTCCTATACCAGGTTAGATCCAGGATCCAGCGGCTCATCCATTTAAATGGGATTGTAGGGCAGTGggaaagaaaggggagaaaaaGTTTAACGACTACTTTTTATTATTCATCTTTGATTTAATGgtttcttaaaaataatttaagattgTTTCAAAAGTTTTTACTTGGTTTTGTGTGTTTTATCATTTTAAGtaacttaatttttttcatgtgtttttatatatttatatttttttatatatttacaaaTGTCAGAGACAGTCAAAGACACTGAAAAACCTGAACAGATGGTAGAGTTGAGGGTGTGACTTTGCTGGTTATCAACGATTTCCATTAGAGTTTTGTGTGTTTGCTTTGGATCACCCATTTGACTCAGTTAAATTTTTAGAGGCCATGCTGGTGCCAAGGGTCTCATTGTTTGTGTCCAGGATTGTATGGACACGTGAGATCAGTCTTCCAGGTCCTGAGAACATCATTTCAGGAGAAATGGGAAACACAGGTAATGAATCCAGGCAGAAAATTCCATTcaggaaaatccaggccaatCTTTGAGATTGATTGTCTGAATCATAAGATTTTGAAGGTCAGTTATTGTGTTGTTGCTGGGCTACTTCTTTGAAAGAGGTTCCCAGTTACCACTCACTCTTTCCCCATGACTGCAACCATTTTCTTCTTCAAGTATATCCCTTATGAAAGTTACAATGAAACCAATTCCATCGACATTTtaggcagtggattccagatgATAACATCATGAAATACAAGAGAAACAGAAGTGTTAAAAGAACCTACCCCAAGCATATTTCTCTGTAATTTTAGTAAAGGTTTAGTTTAAGCATTTTTGCTTTGAAAGCAGATAGAGGAACCTTACGTGAATATATTGAAGGCGTAACTTTTGGAGATTGTGCAGCCTGAATTGCTACATGTGCTACTGGTGAATTAAAATTTTCTCTAGCAATCAGGCCTCAGAGAGGGTTGCTTCCATCTTTACACAGTAACATCATCAGCCATTATTTCTGCCTTTAACTGATTTAAAGAAAGTGGCTGAACTCTAAGGTATGCTTCTTTGCAGGATTAAGAAGGCCATGGATCGGGGCAGTCACAGTAACACAAGCTTAAGCTGTGAGTTCAAAACAGCTGAGGAAGAGAAGATTATCCATCTAGTGGTCTACATCCCCATCTTCATCATGGGGTTGCCCTTCAACCTGCTGGCCCTTTACATGTTCTGTGGCAAGATTAAGAGATGGACTGAATCCACCATTTACATGAGCAACCTTGCTTTGGCAGACATTCTGCTGTTATCCTCCCTTCCTTTCAAGATGCTCAACCAAGATAGTGGCTGGCCCTTTGGAAGGGCCTTCTGCTCCTTTGTAGAGTCAATCTACTTTGTCAACATGTACGCTAGCATTTTCATCGTCACCTCCATTAGCATTGATCGTTATCTCGCCATCATCCATCCTTTGAAAGCAAGAGATTTCCGATCGCCCCGGAAAACTTTGACAATCTGCTTCCTTATTTGGGTTTTTGTCTGGTTGGGAAGCATCCCTATTTATCAATTTCATGATACTCCAGGCTCTAATTACACTTCAAACATTAGCATCGCCTGCTTCCATAGATTTTCTGCCAAGTCCTGGAATCCAGGGCTAATTATTTTTGTGGAGCTGATGGGTTTTATGGTCCCGCTAACCATTATGACCTTTTGTTCAGTCCGAATCATCAGGAAACTTTTGCAGAGGCAAAGTGACATCCCCGGAAACCACCAGACATGCATTAGAATCATCACTGTCAACCTGGCAATCTTCATCTGTTCATTTGTGCCCGTCCATCTTGGCATCTTCCTTCAGTTTTTAGTGAGGCAGGACATCATTGGCCAAAGTTACTGTTCAGAACGAAAGACCATTAGTTTATTTGTACAGAGTGCCATGTGCATAGCCAATGTCAACTGTTGTCTGGACGCCATTTGCTATTATTTTGTCGCAAAGGAATTCCGGGAGCAAGGTTCACGCACCCGAAAATCCTTGGCTACCATTTTCTCAATCATTGATTCTTGAGTTTTTAACCAAATacagggccatgccctcttcttaccCATGACATTCTTGGTATTTTGCTGGTTCTACACTCTCCACTGCACCATGGTTTGTTCATCGTTCACATCGGGCTATTTCTTCAGTACATCCTCTTATAAAAGAACAAACATATATGTAGTGCCTTGAGCAATCTGTGGATATCCCATCATGATTCTCAGCAAATTAAACACTTTTAACATGcaggaaacatgacagccaaaTTGTGCATAGAAAAGTCACACAAAAAGTAGTGTGATTATGACCAGAAGATCTCTTTCagttttcagaataaagggtaaaTATTCTGCAGGATACCAAGAACAATGCCACCAAATCCGAACTTGCCCTGAACTCTGTTTTGATAGGCAATcagggctttggtttaacataTCTGAAAGATGGGACCTCCACTAGCAAAACCTGGGAGTACTGCACTTGAATATTGGCTTCGACTATCCGCTCATCTCTGAAGAGCAATTTGATCCCATCAGCTCTTGACTCAGGGAGAATAatcctgccactgagccacaaCCAAGCTCACAACTTTTGTTCCTAACCATGAAGACCCTAACTAATAAATTCCTATAAGGTTCATTGTCTATTCTGCACACTCCTTGATCCCTAGGTCCAATATTTTTTGTGATGGAGGAAAGAAGATTAAAATCTTTGTAACATGGTCTCTTTAATAACAGTGGAGGAAACTTCTCGTCATAGGTTCATCATGGACTTAATTTCCCTTGACTATCGTGTACTATGAATATCATAGTCAGGTGCTGAGAGAAGTAAACCATAATGTATAACAATCGAATTGCACCTTTGTTAACATTTGCAGCAGCACTCTCCAAACCTGAGAACTAATTTCAGGCTGGTAAAGGTGTGAACAGATTCAAGCTTTTGTTCTACAACAACATCTGAGATCAAGGCCACCCAGGACAAATCAACATGTTTGAATGATACCACATCCATCATCTGGAACATTAGATCCCTCCACCATCACTGCACCTTTTCTACAAACTCTTCTTGAGTACTTCACCAAGGTTTCTCTGACAGGGCCTCTAAAGCATTCAGCTAATATCGTTTAGCAGGATAAGCACCTGCGATTTCCTTTGGAGGTACtcgccatcctgatttggaaatagatTGTCATTCATTCATCGCTGTTGAGTCAGAGTTCTCGACCCATCATTGCCACGTGAACTGCATTGGTTGAAGAACCCTGCTCACCACCACATTTTCTAAGGTAATTAGAGAAGAGCacgaaatgctggcattgccagcaacatgGAAATCTTATGAATAAATAAGAAAGGAGAAGCAAGTACAGAAAATTAGAAATATATTCATCAAAATCCTTGACTTGTGAGAGCCATGGCATTGTTTTAAAGATAATTTGTTCCAACGTATTTGTAGATTTTTGTGATGTCCCCAATTGTCTCTCCAGGAGtcaattttgcttttatattttaaaatttgcattaacTCCCTTTGTTTCCTTTGTCTTTCAAATACATTTGTCTCTTGTGTCCTGACAATTAGCTCTTTGAATTTTGGCAAAGCAGCAATACATTTGGCTAATTCTAAAAAAGTTATTAATCTGTTCACTTTAAGCAGGTGgaaaccactgtttaaaaaaagaggtgATATATGACAAGTATTGAAATGATCACAGCCCAAGATTCAAACAGCCTATTTACAAGGGACATGAGTTTTATAGATATCTCTGATAGATATAACCTTATCTTGGTACCATCCTCAGCTGTGCAGGCTAGGAATGTCCCAGGTACAAGATCTGGCATATGCTGAATCATCTGATTCAACAGAAAGAGCAACAGAGAATCTATAACTTATCTCACTATGTTCAGACTAGCAAGAAGGAAAATATACTTATGGTTCTAATCCCTGTTGGAGACCTGTGTGGACACATTTAGTTCCTGTGTACAATTGTATATGTGCATACATCAGTACAGAAATGTTTAAGCAGAGTGTGTTTGTCCATGCCCGTGCATATTTGTGTATATCTTTGCATGTGCAGTGTGCCTTTGTGCAGGATTGTGAGCTTTTGTCTGTATGCTTATGAATACACATGCATGTTTGTGTGCGGGTGAATGTGTTAATGTGTATGTTTATGCTAGTGTGTACATGAAGACACTGTGTGAGGCTAATTGCtttgaaaataaagcaaaaatttctagcaaacattcagcaggtcaaacaccATATGTAGAGAGAGGACAGAGCCAACATTTCACATTGATGTCTTTTTGTTAGAATGAATGACATGAACAAAGATTTATTTTTCCACAAATACTACTTgctttgctgaatgtttctagtattttctgtttctatttcagatttcaatagtagtattttgttttaatgaataATAAAGCTTTATTTGAAGAACATAACAGCCACCATTGCAAAGAAAATCTTgtgcatttattttatatttcaatctgaaacaaaagtgatGAAAGTTTAACAATGAAGAACAGTTCATAATAATAGTGTAACACCTATCATTTATGATAACAAAAATGCCTACAATCTACCAGACAAAGTTTGGACAAATTAACTTAGATGTTGCACTTGTTCTGAAGAAAAATTGGATTTCTATAGTGCCTTGACTACAGGATGTCTCAAAttgctttttcacacagataatTAGGCACTTTTGCAATGCAGGAAATGTACAACCCAAATAATACACAGCAAGATGGCACAGACACAAAACAATGATTAGAGAGCCTGCTTCACTGATACTGGTTGCAGGATAAATTCCCTGGACATCTTACATATAGAGTTAGGGAATTTTTAATGCTTATCTGAGACGAATTACATCACTTCAGTTTATTATCTCATCTGAAAACTCACTCTTGATTCTGGACTGGAAAGTCAGCCTAAAGTAGAGATTGAATCACCAGGTTTTAATGAAGAGGCATGGGTACATTCTTTTATGTCACAGTTGACACTTGTTTTTTATGTTTATGTACAACCAGTCATTGCAATTTCTCAACTTAAAACTTACCAGAACAGCTTTTCACATGTCCCAATATATGTCAGTCTACAACATTTTCTGGTAATCAAGTGAGATTGGTTTCTGTACTCTTCTGATTCAGCACATTATTTTACCAGTGCTGTTGTGTTGATAGGACATTTGAGATATGTGCAAGAGAAGAATCTCTAAGATAagctttaaaaatgcaaataactATCTACATGAGgtttgtaatttttcttcaaCATTTATCTAAATTCCAGATGAATTGCACATTATACTTGCAAACTATAGATTAGATTATATTTTGGGAGTATATTGCATGGCGGCTATTATAAAGAAACCCTCATGCAGAATAATTTATCTTAAgtacaaaaatcacaaacaaaTTGATAGACTCAGAGAAGTCATTAATATTGATTGTGGGTTTCTGTCTCTGAGGCAGAGAGAATTTAAATGCAGAATTCATCAGAAAGTATTATCATACAGAAATCACAAAGGGCAATAGCAAACAGGATATAGTTAATGGATCTTGTAAGAGATGACACTTTAATTAATTTACCATAAATGAACGTGCACGAGTGTGGTTGGTGGCAAGTCATAATAGACACCAGAGCCcactcttcaaatatttttaaaacagtttgaAACATTCTCGATGTTGAATGCTGAAAAGACAGCTCCTTCATATTAGGAATAATATGCTCAAAGATGCGTatcaaatacaacaataaaagtAACATATacttagcacctttaacatagtaaaacactCTATTTAAGGAAATGTCCCTATTGTTTAAAATATGCAATAAAATGTATCAAAAATACTTAATCTTTACAGAGAGTAAAAAGGCTTCCATGACTTTGGGACATtgactttacagccaatgaaccaGCTTTGAAGTGAAGAATAAAGGATTTTCACAGAGCCAGCTCCTGTGAACAGTGATGGGTAGTGGCCAGATAACCTGTTCTAATGATTGTctaagtgataaatattggcctaggcattgaagaaatttggtttgctcTTCTTCATCTGGCAGTGAAAGCTTTGTCCATTCCTATGTTATATTTTGATTCAACTGTTTCAATATTGTTCTGGCTGGCTTACCAATGCCATAAACCCTCATTTCCTAACCcacaccaagtcccattcacctgtcACCCTTCACTTacctacattggctcccagtCCCACAATGCCTCAGTGTGAAAGTTTTCAACCTTGTTTTCATTATTGAAGTCTTCTCCAAGCCTTTTAATATATGCCTTCCTTCATTCCTGGTTTGTTGCAGATTTTCTTTGTCCAGGATTCATCCCCATGT is from Pristis pectinata isolate sPriPec2 chromosome 6, sPriPec2.1.pri, whole genome shotgun sequence and encodes:
- the LOC127571563 gene encoding G-protein coupled receptor 55 translates to MDRGSHSNTSLSCEFKTAEEEKIIHLVVYIPIFIMGLPFNLLALYMFCGKIKRWTESTIYMSNLALADILLLSSLPFKMLNQDSGWPFGRAFCSFVESIYFVNMYASIFIVTSISIDRYLAIIHPLKARDFRSPRKTLTICFLIWVFVWLGSIPIYQFHDTPGSNYTSNISIACFHRFSAKSWNPGLIIFVELMGFMVPLTIMTFCSVRIIRKLLQRQSDIPGNHQTCIRIITVNLAIFICSFVPVHLGIFLQFLVRQDIIGQSYCSERKTISLFVQSAMCIANVNCCLDAICYYFVAKEFREQGSRTRKSLATIFSIIDS